The Andrena cerasifolii isolate SP2316 chromosome 14, iyAndCera1_principal, whole genome shotgun sequence genome contains a region encoding:
- the Pis gene encoding phosphatidylinositol synthase yields MTKSENIFLFVPNIIGYGRVILALVSFYFMPTNYIIALWCYIISALLDAVDGHAARYFNQGTKFGAMLDQLTDRVGTMCLLATLCVLYPSYTFWFQLSMAIDIACHWIYLHTSMLQGKTSHKFIDMSENPIMRVYYTNRMVLFIMCAGNEAFYAALYLLYFTEGPILAGISLFRFIMYVSAPIAFLKAGISLLHGYVSCINLSIIDLNDRQERLKGN; encoded by the exons ATGACGAAATCGGAGAATATATTTCTATTTGTGCCCAATattattg GGTATGGCAGAGTAATTTTGGCTCTTGTATCCTTTTATTTTATGCCAACCAACTATATTATCGCATTATGGTGCTATATTATTAGTGCACTATTAGATGCGGTGGATGGGCATGCAGCAAGGTACTTTAATCAAGGTACCAAATTTGGTGCTATGTTAGACCAATTAACTGATCGGGTTGGTACCATGTGTCTATTAGCTACGTTATGTGTACTTTATCCGTCATATACATTTTGGTTTCAATTGAGTATGGCCATCGATATTGCTTGCCACTGGATATATTTGCACAC GTCCATGTTGCAAGGAAAGACAAGTCATAAATTTATTGATATGTCTGAAAATCCGATTATGAGAGTATATTATACTAATCGCATGGTCTTATTTATTATGTGTGCTGGTAATGAGGCCTTTTATGCTGCTTTGTACCTCCTTTATTTTACAGAAGGACCTATTT TGGCCGGTATAAGTTTATTCAGATTTATTATGTATGTCTCAGCACCCATAGCTTTTCTTAAAGCTGGTATTTCATTGTTACATGGATATGTATCCTGTATTAATTTGAGTATAATTGATCTGAATGATAGACAAGAACGGctaaaaggaaattaa